In the genome of Oncorhynchus clarkii lewisi isolate Uvic-CL-2024 chromosome 4, UVic_Ocla_1.0, whole genome shotgun sequence, one region contains:
- the LOC139407873 gene encoding prostaglandin E2 receptor EP2 subtype-like, translating into MDYKAKLTCGDRDNVSSGNLYMSAAMFSAGVLGNLIALVLLEMRRRRQSPSLFQVLVTALVITDLLGTFSVSPLVLASYTQNRTLMGMGENGAVCNYFGFSMTFFSLATLAILCAMALERYLSFGHPYFYERHLRKRCGYITITLIYLICILFCLAPFVGFGKYVQYCPGTWCFFDMVPLETKPKVHVGVYASLTLLMISTTVVCNLSVVYHLILMYRRCKARVLTRRIRFYQRSLSMTEEVEHLLLLVFITVTFVICSFPLVLRVFINFMGRSNESYGTDLAALRLLSFNSIIDPWLFIILSPSVLRFLWRKLTLCKPQRPPEAPTFPREKPFPVGPKLSLPNPPMELQNEEVQRVDKT; encoded by the exons ATGGATTACAAAGCTAAATTAACCTGCGGTGACAGAGACAATGTCTCGTCCGGAAATCTCTATATGTCCGCGGCAATGTTCTCGGCGGGAGTTCTCGGAAATTTAATCGCCTTGGTCCTTTTGGAGATGCGGCGCCGGAGGCAAAGTCCATCCCTTTTCCAGGTGCTGGTGACCGCGCTGGTGATTACGGACCTACTGGGTACGTTCTCCGTCAGTCCTCTCGTACTAGCCTCCTATACACAAAACAGGACCTTGATGGGTATGGGTGAAAACGGAGCAGTATGCAACTATTTTGGTTTCAGCATGACTTTTTTCAGCCTCGCCACTTTGGCCATTCTGTGTGCCATGGCTTTGGAGCGCTACCTCTCCTTTGGACACCCGTATTTTTACGAACGGCACTTGAGAAAACGCTGCGGATACATCACCATTACACTCATCTACCTGATCTGCATCCTTTTCTGCCTAGCACCTTTCGTGGGCTTTGGAAAATACGTTCAATATTGCCCGGGGACTTGGTGCTTCTTTGACATGGTCCCATTAGAAACCAAACCAAAAGTACACGTCGGTGTGTATGCGTCATTGACTCTCCTCATGATTTCTACCACAGTGGTCTGTAACTTATCTGTCGTCTACCACTTAATTCTGATGTATAGGAGGTGCAAAGCGCGTGTTTTAACGCGACGGATACGGTTCTACCAAAGATCCCTCTCTATGACAGAGGAAGTGGAGCATCTTCTGCTTTTGGTGTTCATAACGGTGACCTTTGTCATCTGTTCGTTTCCTTTAGTG CTCCGTGTGTTCATCAACTTCATGGGCAGGTCAAATGAGAGCTATGGCACTGATCTCGCTGCTCTCCGCCTGCTGTCCTTCAACTCCATCATCGACCCCTGGCTCTTCATCATCCTCAGCCCCTCGGTGCTGCGCTTCCTCTGGAGGAAGCTGACACTGTGTAAGCCCCAGAGGCCCCCTGAGGCCCCCACATTCCCACGGGAAAAGCCTTTCCCCGTTGGGCCAAAACTCTCACTGCCAAACCCACCCATGGAGCTCCAGAATGAGGAAGTGCAGAGAGTGGACAAGACATAA